A stretch of Pangasianodon hypophthalmus isolate fPanHyp1 chromosome 9, fPanHyp1.pri, whole genome shotgun sequence DNA encodes these proteins:
- the LOC117597897 gene encoding NLR family CARD domain-containing protein 3-like, whose translation MLLLCLLELTSVYQPKFKSNLKEKFKRINEGISQHGSSALLNEIYTELYITEGWSGAVNNEHEVRQIETASRRPATQETPIKCNDLFKDKSVRTVLTKGVAGIGKTVSVQKFILDWAEGKANQDVFFMFPLPFRELNFMKQKNLSLMNLLHHFFPEMRKLQLIDCDSYKVVLIFDGLDECRLPLNFQNNERLCDVTESASVDVLLTNLIKGNLLPSALLWITSRPGAASQIPPECVDQVTEVRGFSDPQKEEYFRKRISDQSLASKIIRHMKSSRSLYIMCHIPVFCWISATVLERMLVEAESGEIPKTLTQMFTHFLIFQIKHKDQKYHQNCDPDPQHTRESILALGKLAFQQLEKGNLIFYEEDLKECGIDVREVSVYSGVCTQIFREEFGLHLGKVFSFVHLSVQEFLAALYAFLSSISRNVTNQQTTDLSDLLRKSNMSDFLRSAVDKTLQSDNGHLDLFLRFLMGLSLESNQTLLRGLMPQTGSSSHSKQETVKYIKEKIRKNPSPEKSINLFHCLNELNDHSLVQEVQTYLNRGGYRCLSGTRLSPAQWSALVFVLLNSEQELDEFNLRKYDPSEEGLLRLVPVVKVSTKAVLYGCNLTEESCRVLSSVLSSNSSSLRELDLCHNKLQDSGVKLLSAGLEDPHCTLEILRLCECNLTEESCRVLSSVLSSNSSSLRELNLSENKLQDSGVKLLSAGLENPHCTLEILRCIYTHTHTHTHTHTHRGQIFTLSPNFTYRNECMFLCSCKF comes from the exons atgttattactttgtttattagaaCTCACCTCTGTGTATCAGCCAAAGTTCAAATCCAACCTGAaagagaagtttaaaagaattaatgaaggaatttcacagcatggaagctcagcacttctgaatgagatctacacagagctctacatcacagagggttggagtggagccgtcaataatgaacatgaggtgagacagattgagacagcgtccaggagaccagcaacacaggagacacccatcaaatgtaatgacctttttaaagacaagtccgtcagaactgtgctgactaaaggagttgctggaattggaaaaacagtctctgtgcagaagttcattctggactgggctgaaggaaaagcaaatcaggacgtcttcttcatgtttccacttccctttagagagctgaattttatgaagcagaaaaatctcagtctgatgaaccttcttcatcactttttcccagaaatgagaaaactacaattaatagactgcgactcctacaaagtggtgttgatctttgatggtctggatgagtgtcgacttcctctaaatttccagaacaatgagagattgtgtgatgtgacagagtcagcctcagtggatgtgctgctcaCAAACCttatcaaggggaatctgcttccttctgctctcctctggataacctctcgaccaggagcagccagtcagatccctcctgagtgtgtagaccaggtaacagaggtacgaggcttcagtgatcctcagaaagaggagtacttcaggaagaggatcagtgatcagagcctggccagtAAAATTATCagacacatgaagtcttcaagaagcctctacatcatgtgccacatcccagtcttctgctggatttcagcaactgttctagagagaatgttggttgaagcagagagtggagagatccccaagactctgactcaaatgttcacacacttcctgatctttcagatcaaacacaaggaccaaaagtaccatcagaactgtgaccctgatcctcagcacaccagagagagtatcctggcactgggaaaactggctttccaacagctggagaaaggaaacctgatcttctatgaggaagatctgaaagagtgtggcattgatgtcagagaagtgtcagtgtactcaggagtgtgtacccaaatcttcagagaggagtttgggcttcacctggggaaggtgttcagctttgtacatctgagtgttcaggagtttctggctgctttatatgcatttctctcctccatcagcagaaatgtaaccAATCAACAAAccactgatctgtctgatcttctcagaaagtcaaacatgtctgatttcctcaggagtgcTGTGGACAAGACTTTACAGAGTGataatggacacctggacctctTCCTCCGCTTCCTAatgggtctctcactggagtccaatcagactctcttacgaggcttaatgccacagacaggaagcagctctcacagcaaacaggaaacagtcaagtacatcaaggagaagatcaggaagaatccatctccagagaaatccatcaatctgtttcactgtctgaatgaactgaatgatcattctctagtgcaggaagtacaaactTACCTGAACAGAGGAGGTTACAGGTGTCTCAGTGGAaccagactctctcctgctcagtggtcagctctggtgtttgtgttactgaactcagaacaggagctggatgagtttaATTTGAGGAAATATGACCCTTCAGAGGAAGGTCTTCTGAGGCTGGTGCCAGTGGTCAAAGTCTCCACAAAAGCtgt tttGTAtgggtgtaatctgacagaggaaagctgtagagttctgtcctcagttctcagctcaaactcctccagtctgagagaactggatctgtgtcacaataaactgcaggattcaggagtgaagctgctctctgctggactggaggatccacactgcacactggagatactgag gctgtgtgagtgtaatctgacagaggaaagctgtagagttctgtcctcagttctcagctcaaactcctccagtctgagagaactgaacctgagtgagaataaactgcaggattcaggagtgaagctgctctctgctggactggagaatccacactgtacactggagatactgaggtgtatatacacacacacacacacacacacacacacacacacacacagaggtcagattttcactttatcaccaaattttacatacagaaatgagtgtatgtttttatgtagctgtaaattttaa